Genomic DNA from Hordeum vulgare subsp. vulgare chromosome 2H, MorexV3_pseudomolecules_assembly, whole genome shotgun sequence:
aagggccttTACTTTCGAATCCTAAGGCAAAGGGGCGAGAAACTCAAGGCTACTCTAACAATAACGAAAGTTTCGTAAGGGGACTGGATTCTCTTTCGGATAGGCCCTAAATGGAGAAGAAAGGTTGAATCCCGAACCCAAGAATTCAAAATGACAAGTTCCTATTTACCCAGAAAAAAAACCAATAAAAATGAGAATACTACTTATTAGAATAATTAGACCAAGCTCGAGTACGGTAGGGGCTGAGGGAATTTCCGGTGGAGCGGTGAAATGCATTGAGATCGGAATGAACACCAACGGCAAAAGCACTCTGTTGGGCCGATATTGACACTCAGAGACGATCCATTTTGCGAAAATATAGATTATACAAAAGATGCAAAATTGAATTAGAATGGACGGTGTAGTAGCAATAAATGTGAGAATATTAACTTCCGTAACCGGATTTCCTATTACGATGGATGGAAGAAAGAATGGATAGTCCAATAGCGGCTTCAGGAGCATCTTAAAGTTGGTTTATTCGGTAGCCGCAAATGACCTGTTTTCGTTTGAGTAGGATTCGACAATGGACCTGAGTCGGTGATTCAAAAATTTAGCACCGCGTCCCCTACCGGCGAGGTCGTCCCGTGCAGCCCACCACCATTCGGAAAGGAAAGGAGGCCCCGCCACCGCGACCGGGCAGGCTTTTCCCTCCAGCGagtgcggcggcggcgaggagagagGACAAGGGGAGGGGGCTATGACCGACGATGGCGAGGGTTTCCCCGTTGCTCGGGGGAGCGACGTGTGGGAAGGGGTGGGGTGCTATGTTGTTCTTTCTACCTTCATTATAGTAGTACtttccattacaaccagcctaattgGAACGAAAGAGAAAAGATAACGGCCACACATGTGGGCGTTTGCATCTCGTCCATACGCATGGATCGACGTTCGTTTATGGTTGCACGAATCTTGGCAAGTTTTACCAGATTTTCTATGCCAAGTATGACTGGACTGGTGTGTGGGCATTTAACCACTTCACCCACACGCCCGTTTCTCTCTCatcaaaatctttttgggtttccgtcttaattttttttatctcctaagtaaaaaaaaataattaaaaatccGTTTTCACAATTAAATCCGtttcgacgagatcttcaaaactagatctcatgttgatatGTTTTGATGAAATTTTTTTGGGCAAAAGTTGTCACAATGTTACACAGTAGTTGCCATAATGTTTACACTACAGTTGTCATGACATGTTTTAtctattttttcttctagatttaaagTTATCGTTATATTTTCAActatttttatagaatttttattaATTAAGCATGATaatttttagtaattaaccatgacaaatttaattcataaatcatgacaatttttagtaatcgaTCGTGGCAAATTTAGTTTATAAATCATGACAATTTAAAAAAATGAACCATGATCGATGAATTTTTTTAACCAAATACGGGGTGTTTCTTTTGCACACCATATAAAACTAGTAAGCATCCACGTGCAACGCACGAATAATCGTACACCGAAAATTCCCTGCTCATAATTAGCAAAAATCACACATCCAAGGCAATCAACATGGTGAATTTCTTCGTAAAGAACATCTGGGATATTTATTGTCTGTATACTCCCTCCgtgcctaaatataagtcttttatgcactacatacggatgcatatagacatTTTGATCCATATGTGATTTATATTCGAAAATTTAAAAAGAATTATAATTAGGAATGGAGGAAGTAGTCAAAATAGAATCAAATATTTCATAATGTACAAATAAACATGGTAGACACAGAAAaggtaaaaaaagaaaaaaaagaacatACTCCCGTTATAAAAAAAAAGACCTCACCCACTCCCGTTATAAAAAATAACCTCACAATTCCCTAAAAAAAATAACCTCACAATCTCACCCACCTCGTTATATAAAAAAAAACACAATCTCACCCACTACCCCTCTCCCCACCCGATCCTTATCCTCTCCTCTCAGTGCACTCCGACCATAGCCCTCTCCCCATCCGAACCTTATCCTCTCCTCTGCACTGCGGCGACTCCGGCGTGCTCCGCGCGAAACCCTGCTGCTCCTCCCATCAGAGATCCTCATCCTCCTCACGCTCCCGGAGCTGCTCCGCGTCCGCTCCGTCGCCCGTCCCCTGTCCCACCTCATCTCCTCCCCGGACTTCCGCCGCTTCTACCACCTGTCCTCCGTCTCGTCTGACCCCGCCCAGGCCGCCGCGTGGCTCCTTGTGTTCAAGAAGCTCCCGCCCTGCGGCGTCGCGCTACGGGGCTTCCACGGGTCGTTCGGCCGCTGGTTCCACATCGCCGTCTCGGACATCATCTCCCCCGCCGTGCCCCCGGGGGAGGACCTCTACTTCCTCGCTGCCTCCGGCAGCTCCTTCCTGTTCGCCGCCAATGGCCGCCGCGAGCTCGTGGTGGTTGACCTCTCGGCCCGGCAGCTCCTTCCtgttcgccgccgccactccccTACCGTCCGCGCtcctctctcgaggccaccccgGACATCGAAGCTCATGGCATAGAGGGCCGCGGGCGCGCTTCTCTGGCGGCCCCTGGGGCTCGCACCGCCCACAGCCCCGAGGGCCCTGAGCACCAGCGCCGCAGCCGCGGAGGGAGAGGCGGCAGAGTGCATACACCGCGGTGCGCCCCGAGTAGATGTGGTGGGAGGAGGTGAGGAGAAGGGAACGCGGGGAGCTGCCCGTGCGGCGCTTCCAGACCCTCGCCCGCTCGCGCCACCTCGCTCGCGCTCTCCAATCGCAAGGAGATCGCCACCCCGCACCTCGGCGCCGTCAACTCCCTCTAGGTCCCCTTATACTGAAGCAAATTTGGGATCAAAGAAATTTGTACCTTTTATAAATATGCTTTTTGGAAGCGGATCATCCATGTAATGTTCCTTGCATTGCTTTACATTTTGCAGAGCCTCCGAGTTGACGATAGGCATATAACCGGCTATATTATGAAGGTAATACCACAAAATGTTATTGGCCATACAACATAATTGTTTTTTGTACCAGTGTCTACTTGCATTGTCATATTGTGGAAATGTATTGCAATGAAGTATACAAGCATGGTTGGTGGGTTTACAACAAGCATGTTGCGGTTGTTGGCTTAGTTACTTCAAAATTCGTATTTGGTTGGATTCTATTTTTCATTCTTTGTTATCCAGGCAGTAGGCTTACTGTTTGCTTATGTTCTTTAAGGGGAATCTCCATCTTTCATTGAATCGATTAGATCTGGCAGTAACAGATTTCAGGGGAGCTCAAGAACTAAGGGCTGATCTTCGCTCTTATCAAGGTTGTTGCACATAGATACTTCTGGTTGCTTATTTAAAGCCTACATGCAGCCTAATATAGATATTATTCTCAGGTTTGGTGCGTGCTTATCTAGCACTTTCCAAATGCAAAGATGCACTGTTCACTGCACGTGAAGCAATGAAGGTTATGCATCAGTCTGCAAAAACTCTGAAGCTAGTTGGTGATGTGCATGCCATCAGTTCCACTGGGAGAGAGAAGGTAGAGccacctttttttattttcttatgatttcgttttcttttcttttcttgtgaCTGCGCCCTTTGACAAGTGACTTAATGTTGTTCAATTATTTCCGAGGCAATAAAGTTCTACGAATCTGCTATTCGTCTCGAACCTGGATTTCTCGGAGCAGCATTGGCATTGGCTGATTTGCATGTTGCTGAAGGACGGAATAAGGAGGCTTTTTTGTTGCTTGaaagatatctaagacaatgggcCGATGATTCTCTACATGTCAAGTTGGCCCAAGTATTTGCAGCAACAAGTCTGCTTTCTGATGCACTCTCCCACTATCAATCTGTACTAAGGTCCGTACACTTTCTCTTGGAGTTGAAACTACGAAATAGCAACCCTAAGTTGTAGGAAGGCTTCATGCTGGATCATGTATTTCCCCACCCTCTCAATCCTATCCATTTACCGTCCTGTGCATTTATCTTTGCTTATTGCCTTTCCCCCTCACCAATGGGTCAATTGCTACCTTGAACAAGTACAAAGGAACTTAAGCAAATTTGGGATCAAAGAAATTTGTCGGACAGGAAAAGTATTTTCTGAATCATTTGTTGCTTACATGCATGGGCATATTTTCTGAATCATTTGTTGCCTACATCCACATGCATATTTTCTTCATTAGCTAATTCTTATCTCCCAACGTTCTTAGATTGCTTTGAGGCGTGAAAAGATCGGAGCAACTGCTCGTTTCTGGGGATTTTCTGCTGCTTCTTACCCAGACCTTGTAGAAGCATCGCGCAAAAATCCTCTTACCTCTGTGAATAAGACGGTTAATGGCAGTTTTGATCAACCAACCAGTGCTGGGGTATGTTTCTGTGTTTATAAGACTAACTCCATGTTTGTTTCCCatttcctcttgttcttctttcctATTATATCCGTTTTAAAAGGTGGTGTGTAGCTTTAGGAGTACCTTTTAGGACACTGCTGTATGCAAATTAAATGTACTTCGTAAGCTATGCTTGAGAGATGCCCCTTGTGTGGATAATGCAACAAAGATTTTGAggtgaaagaaaagaaagaacttgtGAACTGGTGTATCTTTAATAGTTATTTAATGGAAAGAAATGAAACTAAACTTCTTGCCATTGTAGAAATCCCAGTGTAGTCATCGCTCCATAAGTGGTTCTTTTTAGAGGAAAATTAATTTGTATACCAGGTTATAGGAAatcaaaaaatagaaagaaaaatagagTTCATACTGCGAAACTGGGGAGACCTCCATTCATATAAAACTGAAGACCACACTTACAAATCACCACAAGACTTTTAAATGTGCAACCGAAGCAACATAACTGAGAAAAACATTTCCAAATTTCCACTAAACATATTAGATACATTATTACAATATGTATGTCTATTGCTACTGATTCTTATAACATGTGGTTGTTTTGACTTTGAACTGTGTATGCAGGGTGATGTTTATCCTGTGGAACCTTATCAGAGCTTGTCCATGAACCAAGTACTTGATGCCCATTGGGGTGttcttgatgatgaagatgtaagTTCAAAGAATTCCAGTTTTGCAAAAGAAACATCGTTTTTTTTAATTAAAATGACCTATAGACTGTATGCACTGTTTATTTCAAAGCTGGATCTAATTCTCTCTCTCCGCCAAGGTTGTGGTGTGGTTCAGCACCGGCTACATCACCATAAAGGACATGGTGGTCACCGGCATGCCCATCAAGATCGTCGGCGTTGCCGCTCTCACGGTCCTGCTGCCAACGCTAGGTAAGTTTACCTGCTTACATCTTAGTACCAATTACTGTTGATTGACCCAAATCAAATTAATAAATCCTTCATTAACTTAGTACTAATTACTGTTGATTTATAGAAGATGATCCCTAAaataatttcatatttttttCATACGGGTACAAAATGTTATTATGTCACTCAAATTGTATTTTCAAAATTGTGACATATTTGTGATCCAACACACCTATCATAATCTATAGTAAAACATATTTAAGTTTTTTTATCGAGGAATTTATCGGTGTCTTATATAAAACAATATGACTTTTATTTAAGACAATATGAGAACGTGCGTAACATACGATCCAGAAACATGTCTCCGCACAAAATTAACGACCACACAATAATTGTTACAGAAATATGTTTTAAAAACCAGGACTAAGCATGTCCTGATGGTCCATCTTTTGAAGCAATGAAAGTCCATCTATAGATGCGATGTATGATGCTTCCTTCAATGTATGGGATATTGTTTTgagattcattttcttcatactttaaaatatgcaccAAAAATCGCTTCCTCAGTTCAAAACAGTCCTACATATGCAGTAGACAACATTGTTATAACAAGTTTGTATGTTCAATGTGTATACAAATAAGCATGGTGTAAATACTCACCTGGGGTACAGGAAAATATAGTTTTCCAtcgcacaatgagtgcatgtagtGAAAAACCAAATACCCCGTCAAGGCATTGCATGTATGAAATAAACACATAATGTGAGTTGAATgaatgaattatttaatattataaTGCATTAAAAAGATTCATACCAGTGTGAGTTTGTTGGAACAACCGGAACTATacattcccatttagagataTCGTCCTTGAATGCAGGGTTTGCAACTTGGAGTGCGGGGTTTAGGTTACTGACCACGGTTTTAAGTATATTCTTTCCCAAAGTAGGTATT
This window encodes:
- the LOC123430997 gene encoding anaphase-promoting complex subunit 7-like, whose amino-acid sequence is MFFKGNLHLSLNRLDLAVTDFRGAQELRADLRSYQGLVRAYLALSKCKDALFTAREAMKVMHQSAKTLKLVGDVHAISSTGREKAIKFYESAIRLEPGFLGAALALADLHVAEGRNKEAFLLLERYLRQWADDSLHVKLAQVFAATSLLSDALSHYQSVLRSVHFLLELKLRNSNPKL